From the Juglans microcarpa x Juglans regia isolate MS1-56 chromosome 3D, Jm3101_v1.0, whole genome shotgun sequence genome, the window ATCAAAGACAATCAGCCACAAAAACACCACTCCACCCTTGATCACTGTTATTCCCCACCAgccatgtaattaaaatttcacaCCAACACCATATCAACAACACCTTATCCACATTCCACAACCAACCatgtaatttctaaaaaaaatactacccTCAATATACAATCAAGACATAAAAGCTTTTAAATTAGAATTAGAAAATACAAATCATAATATTAAGTAAATAactaaaacaatattattgCTATAGATTAACTTACTTAAATTCACGAGTTTAGTACGATGAAAAACGAAAGCAAGCGGACGCTGCCTAAAGATTATATCAATGCCCTGCGACACAACGACAGTGTTACTTGTGATTTACACTAGCAGTTAATGAATATTACTCCCAAAAGTTTCGGAAGAGTATTACTCTATAGAGTTATGAATGGCTTTGCACAACCTCAAATCAAAGCAAGCCATAGAATTCTAAGCCCAAGACTCACTGCAATCTAGTGAAAGAAATAGTGATTCTATACAAAGAGGAATTGAGTGGTTTGAGTGTGTACACGGTGAGTTAAGACAAAGAGGAGGTGTGcgtgaaaaataaatagaggaaaaatgaaaataacgAGACTGAAATCAAACGGTGGGAGGAGATATTTTTACCAAAGCTAGCACTTCCAGTCCGAGACTCGACGACAACACTAGAATCTTGAGACCCACGAGCCGATTGTACAGAGTAAACACCCAAAGAAAAGTCACGAAGCAGTCGGAGAGgtaaagggagagagagagagagagagagagagagagagagagagagagagagagagagagagagaaatggctCACAGTTGTTGAAACCAGCCAACGGCGATGAGATTCGACGACCCTTGGAAGAACTCGCAGCACTCGCAAAGAATGATCTGGAATTTGTGTAAGATGGAGAATTTGAGTAGTTCAAAATGTGGTGAAGGAAGTTTTCCATGTGAGAAAccgaaataaacaaaagaaacgTGGGGAGCAGGTACACAGGATGGAGGGGTTTTCGGAAACCAGAACAGctgggaaaaaggaaagaaacaaaaaaaaaaaaaaaaaaccgtcgGGGAAGATAGAAAGGAAAAAGGGAAGGAGACTTGCaaaaaacgacgccgtttacTGGGGTCTTCAGGGCTGGGCTTCATCTGGACCTGGGCCTTGCGCTCGAGTGTTACAATTAGGGTAGGTGCAGGTGTAGTAGATGCAGTACCACCCTTAATTgtattaaactcatcatatAATTTAGTCAGGGTATCTCAGGCCATCTCACCAATAAGATCAGTTCATGCCTGATAGTGCGCAAGTCCCAAACCATATAACATGCCTAAAATTTTCAGACGGGAATCAAGAATAATagccacatataacaaaatatttagtttagtcaaatctctccaatacttgtcatatttgacccTCATGGTTAATGTCATTCCCTCATCCTTAGATTGGAACCCCTTcacatgtcatctaattcttctttcaccctacatatttgttgaTAAAATTCATGGGATGTAGGATACAAAGAAGCAGATAACTTCAatgtgacatcgtaaaaaagtctgagaaaatcaacaaaagtaGAAACTACCTCACAATCATCATTATTAGGCTTTCCTAATCTCTCGTGCTCATCAaagtatttgacatattgaatatcttcgtcacccaataattgAAATGATGCCTTATATTCTtaggccgcctccaacatcaagaaggttgagttccatctggtaggaacatcagtacaaagacccttctttgatgttatgccTATAGTTTTCGCAATAATcatgaatttctccaatctagaaggagaagacctcacaaatttcacagccAGTCTAACTCGTGCAACCAAGTCATTAACATCCTTCAACCCCTCAGTCACAATTAGATTCAAGATATGTGTAGAACATCTAACATGCAAATATTCACCACCCAAgaatgtcttatttgcctctctaagataagtCTTCAGATATCCCAAGGCGATATCATTAGACGATGCATTATCAACCGAAACTATCAAAACCCGTGCCAACCCCCACTTTTTTATTGAGGCTTTCCCAAtcgtctcacccttgtgatcaattatttgacaaaacttaataatctttttatgaagaattcaatcagaattaataaaataagcagtcaaagacatataattgaaattttggaCAGAAGTCCAAATATCGGTAGTGAGGCAAATTACCAAATCTGCCAATTGGCCCCTTTAAACATCTTTATCTTTCCagtacatctttttaatatcctttGCCACAGTGTGGCAAGAAGGAAATGTAAATCTAGGTTccaattcttgaacaaattctTGGAACCCTCTCCCATCCACAAACTGAAAAGGTAGTTCATCTATGATAACCATACGAGCTAACTTCCTTCTACACTCATCAGGATTATACTTTGTATACCCCTTTAATGTTAGACCCCAACTACTCTCATCTGCCttttttttagtccaatttTTAGTTTAGATTGACTCTTCTCCAGTaaggatcttaatattggactcttcttgcattgttccTCTAAATGGACCTTTAACTGGGATGTACCATGTTTTTAATAGTgacattcatatattttttcataataattacatttaagttgggggttattggggtcaccaccctctagtttggtaaaaTGAGACCAAACTACAGAAACAAATTTCTTGCTTTGTGGTGTACTCTCACTCACGGGGTTGGAGTAGGGCTAGGTTCTGGGGCAGGGGTATTGGTAGAGGTAGGAGAGCTATCAGTGAAATCTCTTTGACAATACATTCCTAATTccacaacacaataaaaaattataaaataaatcaacacacgacataaaaaaatcataataatacacCACACATGAAAAAACAAGGCAAAGTGCAAATCCAACACAATTTAGGGATTTtgaattgaaacccctaaatcaatttatttaaggGTTTCAGATTGAACTCATctttcctccaatctccaatccaaaactcaaaaactaAAATCTAGGGTTTTGGATGTCTTATCTTTGGAGTGACGGCGAATGCGAAGTTGCAAAATGCAAAGTTCAAACGACGATGGAGTCCCGTTGGTGCTCGTGCAGTCGtgtgagaaagagaaaagatcaagcgagagagactgagagagcatgagagagtgagagagacagagagagtgagTCAGAGATAAGAGAGTTCGAGAAGGACGCGAGGGGAGGGGAGAACTTAACTAAATTTGAAATGGCGTCGTTTTGTCATGgacaaaatgacgtcgttttacttacttatgagtttttttttttaattatatatatttaagcgGGGCGGGGCTTAGCCCCCTCCGTCCCCTGCCTCCGTAGGCCTCCAGGGGTGCTTGCGGGGCCCCCGCACCCTACTCGAGCGGGTCGGAACCCCCGCCCCCCATGGACGGGGGTGGGGCAGCGGAGTGCAGGGcctcgctgcccacccctaatgtTTAATGCAATGAAGTAccaacttttcaaaaaaaaaacccacgtCCCTACCGTGACCCTTAAATGAAGAAATATCATTGGACCATAAGACCCATTCAATACCTGTGTACACATAGGTACATGTACGCATAATCTGTATGTATCTATACATGAACATGTTTGGGAGGCCGTAGTCCGCTAGGTCTAAATGGGTGGCAGGCCCAGCTTGGGGAACAGTGACATCAGCTTCACGCGAGCTAGGGTTGCTTGGTCTCTCCCGATCATGTGTGACTTCGGCTTTTATGTATGCTCTATGCAGAGGCTAAAACTGAGGAAGAGATAGACACGGAGACAGAGACAGAATTATTCGGCTCCAAAATATCTCTTGGGCAGTTGGGCGTAGTTAACCAGAGATGCCGACTCTCTGGAAGCTCTATACAATGCAAGAAGCCTCCCAACACAACTCCAAAGAAGACTGTTGGGTCGTCATCGATGGCAAGGTACGCTTCTAtatacacatgtatatataactatcgatatatatatatttccttcctatgtaatttttgttttccttttcgctatgtttttatttctttttgttcgTTCAGTTTTACTATTGGCTCTGTATCTTCGATGGATGAGCTAGTGTGCGTTTTCTCTTCGAAGCAATTAGATCAGCTTAACGTACCATTTGGggtccttttttccttttatttgtgCTTTTTTGGGGGTATGCATGGCTTTCTTCTGAGATCTGTTCTGCTCTTTAGTTTTAATCCTCGGTTACAACTTGTTGCACCGTCGTTTTTTAAGTGCAAATCTTTAGTGGGTTTTGTTTATGATAAATCCCAATATCCTAAAGTTTCTTTGCAAGTATTGTAGGATTCCAATAACCTAAAATTTCTGTATAAATGTGGTAGTAGTACCTGCTTTATAAACCCCTAGGGGATatagctcaagtggtaaaggcatcggcttgggggtatgctccctctaggtctaaggttcaaattcccTTGGTTTCAAACAATCTCTAGAGGCCATCGGATTGGGagatttttctcttgaattatccgaggtacacttgcggaaaactccttgccgagggcttgtgcaccccgggattagttgggatgTTGTTTCcgaacacccggtgccaataaaaaaaaagtagtgcctgctttataattttttttttccctacaaAATAGATACAATTGATGAAGGGTTTgagagtaaaaatattattgcataatttatttctctGCCTTTATTCTTGGTCTTAATGTATCATACctatatttatataacataCAAAACCTGTGCTTATATAATTTCCCTTTTGGAATAGCTTTAGCTTTGCGTAATTTAGATAAGGAGCAGGAAGGTTATTTGGGAATTGTGGACTCGTGTTTTGTTTATTCCATGGTATGTCGGATATGCTGAGAGCAGGGATTAATCTATTGACACGTTGGAAAGGATTTCTGATAGTTGTTGTAATGGTGAAATTTGGAAGGAAATTAGTGTGTATGATATGGTATCTTTGGATAGAAAGGCATGCAGGCTTTTTGGAGAGATGTGAGTCACCATTAGCGATgctgaacttttttttttccttgaagtCTCTCTATGATTAGACAGCATCTTAGCTTGAGCCTACCTTCTCACACCTCCATTACTGTAAcgcctcaatggaaggcccaaaccagatagcctatactccaaaaggactaatcaatgatgcaattgaagtcctattggaaccttataaagagcaagaacttctcattcccaagtaatgtgggatcccatgcaccacctacccttatccatatcatatggggtatcacaatctaccccttAAATTTCCGACGTCCTCGTCGAGCCTATTCAttataggtggcacggctcaagtcccacatttctggttggggtaggctctgataccatttataacgccccaatggaaggcctaaaccacatggcctatactccaaaatgactagtcaatgatgtaattggagccccattggaaccttataaagattaaaaacttctccttcccaagtaatgtaggattccatacaccacctaccattatccatatcatatgaggtatcacagtTACCCTTTAGGAGGCATCCGCCCTCAATTCTGCTCATGAGCGTAATGGTATAAGCCTGCCTGACTGTGAGACCGACTATCCGAACAGAGACGAAAGTCGGCCATAGTGATCCGGGAGACCCGGTGCAAGGGCTTTCGTTCAACGGATCAAAGATACACCGGGGATAACAGGCGGATGACTCCCAAGAGCTCTTATCGACAGAGTCGTTTGGCACCTCGATGTCGACTCATCACATCCTGGGGTTGAAGAACTCTTTTCTGGgatttttcatgctttttttttttttttttattattatcggAAAAAGGGAGCAatcttctcattttattttgatttgtcACATGCTTGTTTCAGGCCTTTGACTCAACATGTACCGGGAGTAAATGAAAAATGCATTTCCATTACCTTTTTCCCTAGGTATCTTGATAGCATTAGGATATACCTAGATGCTAGGATTGCAAATAGTCAGGCCTGGGCTGAGCATGAATTTGCTCAAGTTGACATGATACAGTGGATTGTTGGGGCTGTATAtgttatttgaatttatatataactttaagTATGCTTCAAAGTGCTTCCGGACACAACTTTTGTTACATCGTGTTGTACTTCATGATACTATAAGTAACTTGGGAGTCTTGGAGTTGTGGATATGGTAAACTTTATACGTATTGCAAATCTTTGAACTCCTTATCTATCTCTGGTGATGGAGAAGTTACAAGGCTCAATTAGTAAGGGTCTTGGTCTTGGGAGAATGCTCCCCCTCAAGTCCAAGGCTAGATActtggatgcaaacaatttctgggGGGCACGTTCCATAAGTGAAAGCCGGCGATTTACCTGATCCGTGTGATGTGAGCACATTACATAAGTCTGGGGTTTAACCGGCTAAAAGACGTGTTGCGTTTACATGATCTCGGGTtccttgcataaaaaaatataataaattgacaactatcttttttcaatttcaccAGATGTTTTATTTTCATGTCTAGAATTGTGTTGCGGTTTATCTAGTGCTTTGTGTAAACAAGGTCTAAGTTTTATGGGTGGGCCAcatcttttaatatatgttgTCTGCTCTCAGCAGCAAATAAATCAGCTGCTGGAGGATAGGTAGCCTCTTCTCTGTAAAGTTGGGTTGCCGAAAGGCGTCCCTTATCTCATACTTTTAAATGGCCATTCAATGCATGTATATTGTTGTCTTGCTTtgactctccctctctccctctctcgtaTTCATTTAATGTTTCTTTTATCGTTCCAGGTATATGATGTATCATCTTATTTGGATGAACACCCTGGTGGGGATGATGTAGTCCTTGCAGCAACCGGTAACTGTTCTTATGCTCCCGCTCCCTAATGGATGATATGTAATGACTTGTGCTGGAGCatgtaatattcaaattttaaaactaccACTATAATTGTGATAAATTCTTGATATGTCTTGTTGCTTTGATTTCATTGAAGGGAAAGATGCAACGGACGATTTTGAAGATGCTGGGCATAGCGAAAGTGCAAAGGAGCTCATGGAGACCTTTTGCATAGGTGAGCTTGACACATCCTCCCCGGTCATTCCAGAACTTGAAATTTCTTCCAAGAAGCAAACAGATTATGCTCAGAAGCTCGTGGGATTGACAAAGCAATATTGGGTTGTTCCTGTAGCCGTTGTCAGTATCTCTGTGGTGCTTGGTTTCTTGTACTTGCGTAAGAAGTAATGCAACAGAGTCGTTCACTTCCTGGGTGCTGAAAGAAATTGTCACACAAGTTTTGAATAATTAGTATATGATAGCAATGAAAAGAACTGTCCAATCGTTATTTACCTTTTTGTCTTCCtctaaaacttcaaatattGGAATGGCATATTGATTCGGATGATCGATTGATGCGCATATTTTGTTCCTATAATCGTGAGTATTGTTTTTGGAATTCCATtcgaaatgagaaaaaaaaaaaagacaaggtCTGGGTTTGAATGTCTTCTCTGATTGCCTGACCTAATTCTATTGAGAAATATATACATTAGGAGTCCTACTTCCTATGCCTATATCTACACAAGTTTTTTCATGAGATTATTTTAGACAGTATTGACTTTACAGCAGTTTTAAAACTTTCTATCTTTTTCATCAGACCATCTAATCGGTTGATCTCAGCTTATCTAATTTGCAAGAGTACTACTTCACTAATTATTTCGATTTTCAAGCAAATATGCTTAACATTTTCGAGTACCTTGCAAactttcgaaaaaaaaaatcaaccctGTTAACAGTGTCTTCCTTCTTATTTAGGCCCAAAATACATTTACTTTCCGTTTAGATtgattcatctcatttaattattataatttttttaaattttcatacaaaatataataaataatttaattttttttaaattttaattcaatttttttaaattttaaaacaataataatattaaaaaataatattttatttatactgTAGATATATGTTTCGgatccatatattatatttttagaaattcttgtattattattattattttctcgaTTCACCCAGAATTCCTGCCTCTGCTTCGCTAGTCATTAATGTTGTTCTGGTTGTAAGCACAACAGGGAAAGAAACAAGGTACGAGGAGAAGTAAGTGAATGGCGCAACAAGCAGTCCAGAAGAACACGGTGTACGTTGGAGGGCTTGCGGAGGAGGTGAACGAGTCCATCCTCCATGCCGCCTTCATACCTTTTGGGGACATCAAGGACGTCAAGACCCCGCTCGACCAGGCCACCCAGAAGCACCGCTCCTTCGGTTTTGTCACTTTCTTGGAGAAGGATGACGCTGCGGCCGCCATGGACAACATGGACGGCGCTGAGCTCTACGGCCGCGTCCTCACCGTCAACTACGCCCTCCCCGAGAAAATCAAGGGTGGCGAGCAGGGCTGGGCCGCCCACCCCAGTACGTCCTTCCCTtcccttttcttctcctttttcattCCCTCTCTTCCGGTAATACTGATCAGTTTGGGAtggttttcttcattttatttattaatcgaGGACTTGGGCCTTCAGTTTTTGTAACGGTATTCTTGCAATTCGTGACTctggggtttagggtttttaggatTCTATATACCTTTTAGTTAAATAGCTGATAATTTTCAACAGCTTAGACTTGTACAAACTTTTCATTGAGAATGAaatcattactattcacaagcGCAACATGTATCAACAATTGTTTGTTGAATAAATGCCAGACCACGAAACTtccttttgagtttttctttgaCGCTCTAAAATTCTGGCAGCCAGAAATTTAAGTTGATTCGCAATGTTTGACTCAACGAGTTCAAAGCGTTTCCATGCTACATTCACTCCCTCAATGCCATGAATTGGATTCCCTAATTTCGGATACAGTTTTATGTTAAACCTGCAATACATGCGAGGGTTGCTTCCAGAACTGCTACATTTCGTTTTTGATAGGTGTAGATGCTACATAAGATTTCTAGATACTCTGATGAAATTTAACTACTTCTGAACAATTTGTATGTTAGACTCTAGATGCGGTAAGCAACTCTGGTTAGTGTTGGAAGGTTTCATCTTAACGATGGAAAACATAATagaattgaaagaaaatagaaaagcatgatatctttatttttttgtgttggaGTGTTGTTTCCTAACGACTGAACAACCTCTCTGAGATGGGGTCAGATCACATATAATAAAAGAGAGTAATtactttgaatttctttttttgttctccAAGACTCATGGACATTCTCAATCCGGAGATCTGCAAAGTGTAGATGACATGATAAGCGACAACACCAAGACACCTGTTCCATTGTTTTAGGATAGTTCGACCAGATCTTTATTCTTTCAGATGTCAAATGATATGTGCTACTATTTGGGTCCTTCAACTTATCCATATTTATCAATGCACGTATCAGGTTCTCAGTAGGGTTGATGGTTGTAATACATTATTGGTGGTAAAGCCCCTGGAATAATTTTATGCTCATTTGATTgattctgttttcttttttctttaatattttagtttggGCCGATGCGGACACATGGTTTGAAAGGCAGcagcaagaagaagaaatgcaGCGTATTCAGGCAGAGAATCGGGCTACAATGCAGGCTGCAGAGGACTTGCATCGAAAGAAATTGGCCCAAGAGCGAGAAGGGGAAAAGGAAGATGAAATAGAGATCAAAGATGATCCCATGGCTAGGGCTGAAGCAGAGGTTTTGGAACAGAACAATTAGTTCTCGGCTACCAAAGCCCGCATTTGAGGAGGGAAATGCTTAAagtcctacttttttttttttttttgtttacatcATATCTCTGTAATCTGTCACAGCCTCGGTGTGGAACATTGCGTCTGGAATGAATACTTCTATTCGTGTAGATGAGCACTTCTTTGATTAAGCTGGTGGAATgatctgatttttatttttattttaaataagttgataTGATTGGTTATATTTTGATTTCACAACTTCTGCCTTCATGGATACCTACCCTGGTAGACTTTATGACTCATACTGGACAATGGTCCATGATAGTAATTTTAAGTTCACACCTTGGTCATATCGGTTCTCATTTTTAGTTTAGCGTTTGATCTTAGATGTGGTTTTCACAGGCAGTGTCACAAAAAAGCTGAAAACTGAGCAACTTTGCTAGGTAACAGGCAGATAATTAGATATCCAAATTGACCAGTAAATGCCTTCTCTTCCCAGATGTTGACCCATTTTGGGAAGAACTCAAATCTCAGTTATTGCATCTTTCGACTACTTTGAAGCTACCCAAACTTCTTCGCCATTTACAATTTTTACCATGGCAGTTAGTCAGTCCATGGTGCCTTCCACTTGGAGCCTATTGACAAAGC encodes:
- the LOC121256501 gene encoding peptidyl-prolyl cis-trans isomerase E; its protein translation is MAQQAVQKNTVYVGGLAEEVNESILHAAFIPFGDIKDVKTPLDQATQKHRSFGFVTFLEKDDAAAAMDNMDGAELYGRVLTVNYALPEKIKGGEQGWAAHPIWADADTWFERQQQEEEMQRIQAENRATMQAAEDLHRKKLAQEREGEKEDEIEIKDDPMARAEAEVLEQNN
- the LOC121256497 gene encoding cytochrome b5, with product MPTLWKLYTMQEASQHNSKEDCWVVIDGKVYDVSSYLDEHPGGDDVVLAATGKDATDDFEDAGHSESAKELMETFCIGELDTSSPVIPELEISSKKQTDYAQKLVGLTKQYWVVPVAVVSISVVLGFLYLRKK